The DNA window AGACTCAGACGCAGAAGCTCCGGAAGATTGGATCGTTATAGATTGCCCGCCCAGACTCGGCGAAGAGTCAGATCTTGCTATGAAATTTTCTGATATTATGGTAATACCAGTAAGACCGGACTTTTTCTCGCTGTCAAATTTGGCCGTAACTTATTCAAACGCGGCGAAAATCGGCAAAGGACGCGCACAATTACCACTTGTTAAAATCGGTTATGACGACTCAGCAATGGCAAAAATCGCGAATCAAATTATACAGGAAGCAAATTATTCTGTTGCTGCAGATATAGGCCTTCACAAAAAAATTCCGTATAATATAACGCTGGGTCATATCTGGTCAACTGGAATGTCGGCATTA is part of the Synergistaceae bacterium genome and encodes:
- a CDS encoding ParA family protein, with the translated sequence MSKIAVSVFNRKGGVGKSTLSIILAEIALVRHNKVLAVDLDPSHNFTDALNFMKKFFHDDLRIKSNLEDSDAEAPEDWIVIDCPPRLGEESDLAMKFSDIMVIPVRPDFFSLSNLAVTYSNAAKIGKGRAQLPLVKIGYDDSAMAKIANQIIQEANYSVAADIGLHKKIPYNITLGHIWSTGMSALARKPYEKLFEKVELAGEKLSSGAKDSEIDDVWRKEAESK